The sequence below is a genomic window from Flagellimonas marinaquae.
TTCGTCCGGAGCCCCATTGCCAGGTGCCACAGTTAACCTCAAAAGTAGTCCTACCACAGGTACACAAACCGATTTTGACGGTAATTATACCATTGAAACGACTGGTTCGGGAGATATTCTAGTCTTCCGTTACCTGGGTTTTTTAACAAAGGAAATAACTGTGGGTAACCAAACGGTGATCAATGTAACACTTGAGGAAGATGCACAGGGTCTGGATGAGGTGGTCATTGTTGGTTATGGTACCCAGAAGAAGAGTGATGTTACTGGGGCCATTAGCTCTGTAAAAAGTGAAGAACTGAACAAGGTAGTGGTTACCAACCCTACCGATGCCCTGCAAGGTAGGGTTTCAGGTGTAACGGTTACCTCCTCTTCGGGCAGTCCTGGTGCCGTTTCCGATGTTCTTATACGTGGAGTGGGAAGTTTTGGAAACAACCAACCATTGTATATTATAGACGGGGTTCAGGCAGATCCCTATTATCTAGATCCCATCAATATTGAATCCATAGAAGTTCTCAAAGATGCCGCTTCGGGTGCTATTTATGGAACAAAAGCAGCCAATGGCGTTGTGATCATTACAACCAAAAAAGGTAAGTCCGGAAAACCAAGGGTCGAAATAAATTCAAGCTATAGTATAAACAGTTCCCGAGAAATTATGGAATTATTGGATGCCGATGGATATGTCCAAGTTCATCAGCAAATGTATGCCAATGCCGGAGCCGAGTTGCCGAACTATGTGACCAACCCTCCCAATTTTAACACCGATTGGGTAGACGAAACCGATAGAACGGGATATTTAAATTTGTTGAATGCCCGTATCAGTGGAGCATCCGAATTTTTTAATTACTCCATTGCAGGGAACTATGCCGATGAGGAAGGTATACTTATTGGGTCTAGGTTCAATAAAAAGGGTATTACCGCAAATCTAGGGGTTACCAAAGGTAAGCTGAAGATCCAGACCAACTTAAATTATAGTGAGACATACAGGGAACCTTATAAATTTTCGCTTCGTGAAACTTACTTTATTTCGCCATTGATCCCGGTATTGGACGAGACCAAACCTTCTGGTTATGGTTATAGGGATGGTGATCTGCCCGATCACAGAAATCCGGTTGGCGAAAACGAATTCTTGGAGCAGTACAACAAGGCAAAATACTTTTTAGGCACCGTAAATGTTTCCTACGAAGTGCTGAAAGGTCTAGTGGCCGGCGCCAACCTTTCCTATTCTGTTAGGGACTCGTTCGAGTTTGCCTTCCACAAACCGTTTCAAGTAAGGGCGGCACAGGAAGAAGGCCGAGAGTTCGCATTCATATCCGAGTACGACAATGAGTTTAAAAGGTACAACCAAGAATATACCTTAAAGTACGATTTCAATATTGATGAAAAGCATGACTTTCAATTGTTGGCAGGTTACCAACGTATTAGAGAACCTTACAAATGGAATTATACCCAGGCCGAAGGCTACAAGATTCAACGAGAGGTACAGGATGGAGCCATTGTGGAAGAGCGCGTTCCTGCCGAAATATTAGATCCCAATTTTAGAACCCTAAATGCCTTTAACGATGGTACGTTCTTTTCTCAAGGAACAAATGCAGAATATAGCCTGGCTTCACAATTTGGAAGAATAAACTACGCATTTGATGACAAATACCTGTTCCAGGCCAGCGTACGTAGGGATGGAAGTTCAAAATTTGGAAACAATAACAAGTATGGTGTTTTCCCATCCTTTGCATTGGGATGGAAACTTACCAGTGAGAACTTTATGGAAAACCAGAATGCTTTCGATTTTTTAAAACTAAGGTTTAGTTGGGGACAGGCCGGTAACGATAGTGCACTGGGCTACTACGATTATGTTGCTTTGATATCCCAAGGTAAAAGTCAAGACGATGGAGGGTACGTATTTGGAAATCCACAGACCTCTTACCAAGGAAGTATTGCAAGAGAGTTACAGAACGACGACCTTCAATGGGAAACCAATACCTCTTATAATTTAGGACTCGATTTTGCATCGATGGGCAATAAGCTCACAGGAGCGGTTAATTATTACAATAGTTCCACAGAAGATTTATTGATTACCAAAGTAGTATCTCCTGCGGCCGGGGTAAACAATCCCGTAGTCAATGTAGGAGAGTTTGAGAACAGTGGGCTGGAATTTGAGATTGGCTACACCAATAAAGATGGTGCTTTTAATTATTCTGCATTTGCTACACTTACCACGATTAATAGTGAAGTAACCAAGTTGAGCAACGAAGATCAGACCATTTATGGTATTGGGCTGTTGTTCGGCTCGGATCATTTTGTTAACCAGACAAAGATCGGTTATGAGCCCGGAGCGTATTTCTTGCCAGTAGCCGACGGAATTTTCCAGAGTCAGGCAGAGATTGATGCGCATAGTGTAGATGGTGTACCGATTCAACCAGAAGCAGCACCTGGGGATATCCGTTTTGTAGATCAAAATGGAGATGGGGTCATTAATTCCGATGATGAAGT
It includes:
- a CDS encoding SusC/RagA family TonB-linked outer membrane protein; the protein is MKTKCNGIPISYRKKLLIIMMRSFIFLFCVTAFGFTAKTGFSQNRTVVINTDAEVTVEELLDLIGKQTNYSFIYKSDLFEDAPKVKLEKGEVRIGDLLAKSLAFANIGYKISMDGSILLNKSPDNIKFTKKTVQQQVSGTVTDSSGAPLPGATVNLKSSPTTGTQTDFDGNYTIETTGSGDILVFRYLGFLTKEITVGNQTVINVTLEEDAQGLDEVVIVGYGTQKKSDVTGAISSVKSEELNKVVVTNPTDALQGRVSGVTVTSSSGSPGAVSDVLIRGVGSFGNNQPLYIIDGVQADPYYLDPINIESIEVLKDAASGAIYGTKAANGVVIITTKKGKSGKPRVEINSSYSINSSREIMELLDADGYVQVHQQMYANAGAELPNYVTNPPNFNTDWVDETDRTGYLNLLNARISGASEFFNYSIAGNYADEEGILIGSRFNKKGITANLGVTKGKLKIQTNLNYSETYREPYKFSLRETYFISPLIPVLDETKPSGYGYRDGDLPDHRNPVGENEFLEQYNKAKYFLGTVNVSYEVLKGLVAGANLSYSVRDSFEFAFHKPFQVRAAQEEGREFAFISEYDNEFKRYNQEYTLKYDFNIDEKHDFQLLAGYQRIREPYKWNYTQAEGYKIQREVQDGAIVEERVPAEILDPNFRTLNAFNDGTFFSQGTNAEYSLASQFGRINYAFDDKYLFQASVRRDGSSKFGNNNKYGVFPSFALGWKLTSENFMENQNAFDFLKLRFSWGQAGNDSALGYYDYVALISQGKSQDDGGYVFGNPQTSYQGSIARELQNDDLQWETNTSYNLGLDFASMGNKLTGAVNYYNSSTEDLLITKVVSPAAGVNNPVVNVGEFENSGLEFEIGYTNKDGAFNYSAFATLTTINSEVTKLSNEDQTIYGIGLLFGSDHFVNQTKIGYEPGAYFLPVADGIFQSQAEIDAHSVDGVPIQPEAAPGDIRFVDQNGDGVINSDDEVYQGSAIPDFEYSLNLSADYKGFDVNVFFQGVGGAKIYNGNDFRLMSMDTGRNYRKSALNAWTPDNTNTDIPRAVLGDPNRNNRASTRFLENGDYLRVKTISLGYSLPRTTLEKIGINRLRLFMTGQNLFTFTNYSGLDPEVGASISGQNQSILSRGIDLNLYPKTKSFIFGMQLEF